The Primulina huaijiensis isolate GDHJ02 chromosome 6, ASM1229523v2, whole genome shotgun sequence genomic sequence CCTGTTGCCCGGATAACAGACATAGTAAGGGTCGCAAGCTGCCGGTCCGCTGCACCGGTCTTCAGGTATCTTTGCTGACAAGGGATTCGTGGAACCACCTTTAAGCATGGTGAAAGTGATGAATCCATCATCTCCTAAAACGGCCACCCAAGTCCCATTGGCACCGTTGCCTTGGGAGAAAATGAACTGCCATCGCAACACCTTGTTTCCATCATAAAATTTCCAAGAATTAGCACTAAGAATTGCGGAAGCAACGCCGCCACCATCTTTATCGATGGTTCTTCGGCTGTCTCTTCCCATAGACCAGTATGGCTGTGGCTGCTCGAAACCTGCGGAAAGGATGATATCTCCATCTTTAATCTCAAGAGAATATGTCAAGTTATTGGAGCCAGGTTCGCTGACAAGTTTCATTCCTTCAAGAAACTCCTGGTTCGACAAAAGGGCATCCGTGGGGTAGCTAAAACTTTGCCAAGCAACACTCCCGTCTTTCCCGATCAAAACCAGATTACCAGAGTCCAGCAGTTCCATGCCAGAAACTCCTTTATTAGCGGTACCAGTAGACCAAATCGTGGATCTCCCGCTCTGTAAGTAAGCATTTCCAGTATCATCAAACACAAAGTTATCTGTATTCTGAACTGGGGAACCCCTATTGGCCGCCCAAACTATGGTGGCGCTACGTATGTGAGTCACAGCAACCAGAAACCGAGTGACATCCTGTGTGGTGATGAATCCAAAGGCGAAATTTGAATCGTTGGATACTAGAAACAACCCATTATTGTCTATCCAATGCATTTGAGATCCACGGAACACAGGATTCAATATCCCAATATTTTGAACACTGGCACCACATGTTTCCACCCAAGACAGAATAGTACACAAAACTACTGTGACACAGAGAACTTCCCTTCTCCCCATGACTGGAATTATCAAAGATTAATCAACTATTCAGCTGGAATCAATACAACCCGAATCAATCAGATTATTCTACGAGACAGGTCAGCAAAACATCCGAAACCCTGGAACGAATTACCTGGAATCTCAAACTTCAAAATCTTCCCACctgtaaacgttgaaggaaatcccaaaaacaaaaacaagagaAGCGAATTATCAAGTGGATAGGAAGTCCTACTAGTTGTAACCATGAAAATTTTCACCATTGAATCCGAACTCCAAATTGCACAATTCAAGAATTATCCACTatcaaaagaaaaatggagaAAGTGGAAGAATTGGTGGAGAGAAGGAGCTGTTCATTGACAAATTTCTAATGCAATCAAAAGACATGCCATTAATGAAGTAGAGAAAAGAAGAAGTAAGAACACATACAACCAACGGAGTCGTAGCTGTCAAGAATTAAATACCTTGCCTAAGATTTAAGGtgaaaattttacaaataaaaaaaaaatttgcgtCCAAAGGGtctttcataaattaatttcttgaattatCTCAGTttgcttattattattattattatattctttGAAATCAAACATGCATGCGAGTTGCTCATTAAATATAACGGGAATGGTGGTGTATGGGCTATGCATGTTCCGATTAGTGGattgtattattttataattagtGGGTGGGGTGGGTAGTACACGATTTAAATATTGATTAGGTTATTAtgttaggaaaaaaaaatttaaaataatgtattttttgtattcaaattattttagaaaaatcgaAAGATTTGATATAATTTGAGGTGTATAGGGTTGCTTCCTActcatatttaatattttgttatacaATTCTATTTTTTGATTGAAGCAattgtttattaatttattttttcagatttttatatattattatacaaCTAAAATTATGAAGTATTTTACgcgaattattaaaaaaaatattatttataaatcaaGTGTATTATTTTTCAACGAATAGTCTACCCATCTCACGAAAGACATTGTCTTAAATTATTTAAGAGAGAATAAATTGTTTGCGGAACAAATGGAAGGTGGGAGGATTGTGATGGAAAAACTACTCGATCCTATGATAATACTTATTTTATACTAGTAACCGTGGCACACGCGTTGCGTGTGTCCTGAATACATTTggctaatatattaaatattcatgatattacAACATAATGACGTCACAACATAAAGAAGAGAGTTTATTTTTCACAGTGGCTAGTTTGGAgaagaaataatattatttttcacgtgAGCAGTTTTCTTATGAcggtgaatataatattatttgttaaaaaaaatatataatataaaaaataagaaagggtaaaataagaaagaaagttAGTGTCTTCATAGAGCGGTTATTATTAGGGCTCAGCtataataaaatagtaaatagtaaatataaaaaattaaaaaaggtaaaacaagaaagaaagttGATGTACTCATAGAGCGGTTATTATTAGGGCCTcatacttaatataatagtatagatataaataaatatatatttatagttttGACCGATACTCAATACTATCATTGAGGGAAGTCTATGATCCACCGGGTGTAGTACACCCGGTGGATCTGGACCCTTCATTGGGAATAGGGCCCATAGCATGGGTGATCATACTTTCCCATTCATGAGCCATGGCGATACCATTTTCTCTGCCTGCCCAATAGATTTCAGTCCCCTCATAAATTTTATTGACTTCACGGTTGgaatttgttttattaaaaaaataaaatcaactcAAGGCTTGACTTTTTCTACTGTATGTTCAAACGTAACNTTTTTAAATTATCTTGATTAATGTTAACCCATGTTTTCTTTTCTGCCGAAAGTTTGATCGAtgcatattaaatttatatgaaaagtgataaacatgatatatatattacaaaacTTCTATTAGATCGTTTCACTACTCAATTTTATTATACAAATTTGTTATCTGATccaattaatgaaaaatattatttttactttcAAATATTGATcgagtaatatatatatataaatgaaatcATTTTATTCCTTCTCTCGTGCATATTTTTCCTTCACCGTGTTTTTTGTGTAGAAGTCCCTGTTTATAGATTGAATAACTATACGTACAAGGACAAAGACTATAATACTTAGTagttaaataaatcaaaatgtaaatagaaaattatattcCAAATATAATTATGTAAACTAATTAAATATGAGTTTGTACTTATCTAAaagtgtttttttatatatacatctAAAAGTATTTCTTGTCATTcaacatttataaattaatatatatattgtccGGAAAAAGGcaataaatatagataaaaatttgtgtgagacggtctcacgagtcatattttgtgagacggatttcttatttgggtcatccatgaaaaaatattactttttatgctaagaatattactttttattgtgaatatcggtagatttgacctgtctcacagataaaaattcttgagatcatctcacaagagacttactcataaATATATGACTTGAGCAGTCACTAAATGACTTCATTTCCGCTCTTTGTGCAATCAAATAGGCCAAACAAACCAACTCAATGATAATAAATCACGGGAATAACGACACAGATTTTTAGCGTGAAAAAACCAACTCTCAAATTGAGACAAAATCCACGAGACCCATACGCATCAAATTTGACGCACAATCAGGGGATATCAACAATAAACTCAATCACAAGTTTGATACTCTCACCAAATACATGTGGATAAAATTGAAAACAAAGATCCAAACCGCATACTCAGATCATCATGAACAAGATACCAAAATTCCATGAAAATCAGAACAAGATTGCCTAAAATATCCGAATTCCTTTATCTCAATTCTCTTTTCTTTAgctttgtttttcttttggtAACATCTTAGTTATCATTTCAGAAACATTCTCATCCGTATGTATTTTCTCAAACTATGGCATCTTACACTCCAAACACGTCGCAAATCCAATGGTATCTCACATCTTTATGCTTTTGACCGTTAGTAGAAAATGTAATTTTTGCTGAGATGAATTGCATTTTAACTGTTACTATATAGATTAGGTAtattgtgagaccgtctcacaaatttttatctgtgatacgGATCAaacttaccgatattcacaataaaaagtagtactattaacataaaaaataatattttttcatggatgacccaaataagatattcgacccacgaaattgatctgtaAAACcttctcacaaaagtttttgtactatatatatttctatTGCTCATTACCCAACTCGTGTAGGTACTTCTTCATCCACAATAATTCTTTGCAAGCTTTTGTCATTGCGATATACTAAGCCTATGTAGCAACACAGTTTTGCAGTTTAGAGTGCCATGAAACTGCTCCCCCGCAAAAGCAATCAAGTACCCAGATGTAGTAGGCTTTCACAAGTCCAAATAACCGGCCATATTTGCATCTATAAAACCATCCAACACATATTTTACCATTTTCAAAGCACACACACAAATCCATTTAACTACTGCCCCAATAAGATCCCTTCATATTTTCGATCTACACCCCTAACTGCGAGTTCTCTCCCTTGAGCACTTTCTATTTTACTGGACATCAATCACCAAACATTACTAATTTACAAAATACAAAGTATGAAACTcatatgaattaaattaaatagataTTTCATAAAACTAAATCCCATATCTAGCAttccaacatatatatatctCCATGACAACAACTTTGAACTACGTAAAAAAGATCCGACATCTTTGACACTTATGTTAGCCAGATTTTACCTGATAAGTAGAGAAAATAACGAAGCCCTTACATTTGATTTCTGGAATGTCGTTTCATTTTACTCCGTTAACATGAACATGTAGATTCCTGAATTTTCCAATGATCTGAAAACTGCGCTATGCTTTGTCCCTGCTGTCTCTGTCAACTCATGCAGAACTACATTCCTCGAATAAATAGCCAATGCTTGGTCGGATTTAGCTAAAAGGAAGGGGAAACCTTGGTTCTTTACTTCAGGCAGTTCTTAAACTTGATTCCACTTAGAGAACTTCGTAGGCGACAATACTCCTCTTCTCGAAATCACATTCTCTTAATCCTTGCGCATGGAACCACCAGAGAGCCTATCCGCAATGTCAGCTCGCACTTGACTCCATATCATTTAGAGAACTTTGTGAGCGACAATACTCCTCTTCTCGAAATCAACTTCTCTTAATCCTTGCGCATGGAACCACCAGAGAGCCTATCCGCAATGTCAGCTCGCACTTGACTCCATATCATTTATCACTAGTGTAGTCGTGATTGGGTGGAAGGATAAAACTAGAACGGACAAGCTCATCCAGGGACATGTTTCGTGGGGTAACAAGCTTATCAACATCCATGAGGCAAGAAGATGAGTTCGAAGGCTTCGTTGAATGAAAATTTGAGGAGCTTGGTTGAAATTGATAATTAATGTTGCACAGAGGATAAACAGAACATGCATTTACTACATTAAGAGTTTGAGCGGATATGTGATGGTTATCACTAGGGGGGGCATATTTCTTAGGCAATACATGAGATTTCTCATCATTGTAGTTCACGCCCTGGATAATATGGTTGTCAAACTTTAAACAGGAATAGACGGAATTCTTTGTATTGGGTGTCACATATAAGGCGTCACAGATAATATAAGGGTTATTGGTAGCAAGATTACCAAAAGTTTTGTGGTTTGAACTGCTAGGAGGAATAGAGGTATCCCCGGGAATCTGAGACCTGAGGTAAAATCTTGGAGAATCATTACACTGGCTTCTTGATGTTCTTCTTGGAGTGCAACCCAAAAGTAGAGCAGCTGTTCATGTCGAAAACGAGAAATTGCAATTCATAACCACCATGATATTGAAAAGGGCAATAAACAATTTCCACAACCAACAAGACTAAATATCTATTAAAAAATCCAAGTGTACACCACAAGAACAAACTTTATCCTTTACAAAGTAAGGAAATATGAACTACCTTCAATACAAGGCTGCAGAAGTTCCCCAATTTCAGTACCCTCATCTCTTCGAATTATAGTGTCAATGGCATTATTCACTCTATCCCAGAGGGTTTTAAGGTCTGAATACTCGGCCTCCATAAAGGGAAAAAAAGATAAATCAGACCGAGCACAAATACGAAGCAAGAACAACAAAAAAAGCAAAAACACAAAACAAACTCATTTatggccaaaaaaaaaaaaagtcaactTTTATGAAATTAACGGGGTTGGGACACAAACCTACCTCAGAACTAGCTTTGGAATACATAATTTCTTCAGCTCTCAAGACAACAATGGGGAGCTTCTCTTGCCACTCTTTGTTCTTCCTAGTACCTGAGCAGTGCACCTCATTCACAATCCTAAACAACCACGACACGAGACTCCCAAGTAAACAGATGAATCCATTTCAAAACACCCACACATTCAAAAAGGAGATAGAAAAAATCCCACCCAGGAGCACGAACCCAGAGAGAGTACCTGAAGATTTCTTGAATGAGAAAACCCCTGATGGGTTGGTGCCTATCACTGTGCCAAGCTCTTCTCACACACTCATATGGTCTAGGGCCTGGTCTCGGCATCGTCCAGAATTCCCCGATTCCCAGAGAAGAGACAACGACTGAAAATCCAATCACTGCTTGGTTCTTGACTTCTCGATACAAGTatggaaaggaaaaaaaatgaagaatgtCGTGACGTAGGTGGTTCTGCTTCCACGCTGTGTGTTGACTCTTCGGCCGCGAGGGATGGGAACAGAAAAAAATGTGTAGAGGAACCCTAGGCCTTCTGGTTGGTCCGTATGGGGTGAAGCAACGAATTTATCGAGAGCATTGGGGTTAACTGTGTTTGCGGATATGGATTGGCGGGACACGTAGAGAGATGCCAGCATCCCAATTCCCAAACATGCATGTCTGTCTGAAGACCAGCCATTCATTTTCATGTGGTTGGGGTGGGATATATGTTGACGCTAATGGTGATATATTTTACCTTGTCACAAgacaattaataatttttacgGTTTTTTTTCCAAGTCGCACTCACTCGTAATTTTTTCGCACATGATTTGCACAatgtagattttttttatttgcaaacTATTGCATTCGTCCGGAGTTTACTCAGTACACACATAATGATAGCATGTATGGATTCtcatatctattatatatataaatatgtgactttatatgtgaatttcagtttctctccttattaattacttgttttattaattgcttatttttaatgttttctatcttattaattgcttgtttttaatgttatctacccacattatcaatttagatttatttatttattttttattatgttaattaatatttgatatcttttatgtctactcacattataatatgttatttttaatcaaataatttagatttttttatttatcttttcttacgtcaattaaattacttaaaatttaaaaatagttcattgttgaattatgaattttctttggtgtcttattaatacttttttcatgtcctcattatttattttggtgACTTTGGCTACAACTtgttagttttaaaaaaaaaattttgcaaaagaaaatttctttaataaaatatggttaaaaaatttattgtgatgtaccatttttatgaaaaaaaaacttctaatttttaaatctctttaattgttACAGTTGGCTAGAAtgtatgtgtttaaataaaaaaaattttgaaccaacattttttgtggtttatatttatacattatttgaataaaacacgttaaaagatcgttgtgattagacccgtcaatttgggttgggttCGTCTATTTGGCCCACATCGTCAAATAATTTAAGTGTATTGGGTTGAACTTTTGTCAACCTATTTAAGGTGGGACTAAATGAATCCGGACGAGTTTGtattaaatatcaatatatctaCTATTATCGCTTTTCAACCATGAATTCCTCATATAAAGGGGAGATTatcttcttgattttaaaattataatgttaCTATTAATTGTTTGCTTTTATTGTTGTCTACACACtttacaatatattaattttaatccaatgatttagtttttttatttttcttttcattatatcaatttaattaattaaagtttagaaatagttcattgttgaattgtgaatttttttttatgtcttattaattattttttttcatgtcctcgttattttattttattattttttttgtgacgTTGGCTATAACTtatgagttaaaaaaaatatttttttgcaaaggtttatatttaaaatttctttaataaaatatggttaaaaaatttattataatatactatttttatattaaaaaaagtttctaatttttaaatctctttatGTATAACCGctggctagaatttatgtgtttaaataaaaaaaattcaaccaacattttttgacggtttatatttataaattatttgaataaaacaaggTAAATGATCGTTATGATTAGATCCATCAATTTGAGTTGGGTCCGTCGATTGGCCAACACTACCAAACAATTTAAAtgggttgggttgaaattttgtcaacctatttaaaggtgggcctaaatgagctcacacgaatttatattaaatatctatatatctaatattgtCGATTTTCAATTATGAATTCTTCATGTAAAAGGGAGAATatcatcttgattttaaaattaagatgtTAGTATCTTGTCCATAAATTGTGGGTTGTTCAGATATTTTGGTAGTCACTGAAAATTGAGcgtcaaagttgacatttgaaatTTGTTTTCGGATTATTGACAATATatatgttcgtcaacatattatttttaacttatttttatcagtattgtgAATGATAAACACgtttattgaaataaataagtagtatcatatctttaaattaatatctactttcatgtttgacatgtTCTGAGTCTTAGCAAAATGTGGAACAGTAGATTCAAGTAAACGAATACACAAAGTCTGGGACGAAACCAAAATTATGTGATaacaagaattaaaatataaacaaataaatttttaatgaatttattgaggttaagatgcataacaaatcttatatcataatatataaaatttcaaccttataaatgaaataaatcatacatatatgaaatatacaaaattttataacatatacaatcaaataatttattttaattgtattttattctacaaaaattcttgtcaaactcagtgattgtggatttaacatctattaaatcagcaaactaaaatgcgtgtcaattaaactaattgagtaatcacatattattgaatttcttaattaattttttatcttgaaaatttgtttcatttaatattttaaattataagacaccgttactataactaaagacacatttttttaaatgttcataaggactcaatcactaactcatatggaaaaacatttatcggcatactatattgaaaacattctaattaatttggcgcatttgctgaaatttttttaattaattaagaaaaattcatttacaataataatatttaattttttgggctagcaccatttattttataagatattcgtcgcaattctttatttgtatgttaatctttaaatctgaattatgatgtatattgtttttcttaaagttcttaaataatgatttaatacatttattcgacacttcaatattaacattttaaaacatattaattttatattgtttgtGTGCATcacttctaatcatgattagttgtattatttaaaatatttgatgtgcactgttaccataatctataggttttgataTAACATTAAACGCTtgagcctacaattggtatcagagccaagatcgcgactttgattttcattgattgcaattggtgcaattattaggagatagattgtttggtacaataattgtctacGATGGGTAGTCGCTTGAGCTGTTGTGTGATTTaattaaagatttgacttgcatagttgCCATCAGTTAttgtttttggtaaagcgacaaacgctcgatcctatattattcgattgtagagctagaagaaacatgttgcatcaacttttagttttgaattgatcccttacatgttactcgatttttaaatttagaagcattctacagttttcaaatattattatatattgaattataatttatcctattcaaattggataaatacaaaataaaactcatgtaaatattattaacaaaaacatttaaatcaaatattttatttgtcgataatcaaaataaaaaaaaaattttgatccttgagtgagaaataagatatttaaataaagttataattgccacaatgaaatagtgcacctacatgcatttatcactatattttgcaactaaaatgtcaaaaaaaaatctccacatattatttttatatcatatttaaaataattatgaatcctaaattttattattttgagttggcttttgttatgaaaaatcattgtaaATAAATTGGatttaaaaattcttatatctatgtatatcacatattaatatatcaacttaagtccaggtaataaaaaactgcaaaatgaacttattcatctttaatgtacacaaattatatagtaaagatatatgacTTTTAAGACAATGAAGTATAATAAAtgttcacatataacaaaatatatacacaagaaaaacaataaataaaaatatttttctagatataaatatttttttaaaactttttacagtgagttggagaagataaaagagaaaaaatattaaatcttttGGGTTAcgcaaaaaaatagaaatggaagaagtgtttgtcatactatgaattcagttttcaaattaaatgtatactataaagttatatttaccgttcaaactttataaatacaatgaatttttctcaagataaaagtACACAGatgttcccgttaagatatttaaacaattagaaaaattaaatatataatttttctggaggtaatatcaatatgacattagtaatttgattgtgctaattatacttatgagttgatatgaaatattaaaataagtatcataagagtcagtaaaaagatgatttattgtcaaaaatattattattataaattgtaaataaatgacaagatttaatcaatattttttaaaatcaatcaatcagtactttttatatgatgatagattgttataataattaggggtgagcattcgaTCGGTTttgttaccgaccgaaccgaattagtcataatcagatcgaaccgaaatatttagcaataaccgaaccgaccgaattaattttcataaccgatgaaaccgaaccaaattaaaatcggttaattcggttggtgatcggattaaccgattagttttaaaaaaatttatgatttaactttaattata encodes the following:
- the LOC140978738 gene encoding uncharacterized protein, producing MPRPGPRPYECVRRAWHSDRHQPIRGFLIQEIFRIVNEVHCSGTRKNKEWQEKLPIVVLRAEEIMYSKASSEAEYSDLKTLWDRVNNAIDTIIRRDEGTEIGELLQPCIEAALLLGCTPRRTSRSQCNDSPRFYLRSQIPGDTSIPPSSSNHKTFGNLATNNPYIICDALYVTPNTKNSVYSCLKFDNHIIQGVNYNDEKSHVLPKKYAPPSDNHHISAQTLNVVNACSVYPLCNINYQFQPSSSNFHSTKPSNSSSCLMDVDKLVTPRNMSLDELVRSSFILPPNHDYTSDK